A region from the Ciona intestinalis unplaced genomic scaffold, KH HT001223.1, whole genome shotgun sequence genome encodes:
- the LOC108950971 gene encoding dynein gamma chain, flagellar outer arm-like, translating into MKAFHENKSLPQDKGYHRTVKLYNRLATALVTYEAMWFQQWCKVVDGGLSGLRIPILKQEEGELMVNVDHQTLHLIQESKWMLRMKLEIPDGARKVLFQERQFKLYKNHLEHCLNEYKNVCGLIPPPFLTLFKPHTDSVVQCLQAGLTSITWDSMNIDAFLHKARSTTQRLKSIVEKVTDVVEQKIERKILDTRDLVLFDEEEVLGRTWENEELLKTIQQNIERKGQLLRDNVMSIEGSIHDIIMILSSSRINSADHHQGAVPPNVAKTSNSRKFRRNVRGGSGSTATGGSNESSNATFDLQQEVVERILMHFNKRTYASVLTSVRQSLNKLSVAMGADANHSTTAINYSRPGSSQSSSDIARTDSSLSFISTASWWEDCIVHEQEEGTLKFKVKIKFRIPDIVLDPPLSSVQQTIDDIVESIINVTRGIGWWAGPNKNENYESDILMDENISNQRVALNSLTKGLKPHVKQYLLKLSQYNFLWREDMQRSYTKFMDMEPEMSAIRKEVEYLLEVEKKISSIPTSLSSGSVILCPTPVRDALQGLAAAWKTQYAMVLHEDAKKKLDGVVQYRNNVQHRLSAPVTTLDQLNSTLGLLDEVHDMENKIDDVYLPIEIMYDKLKEYDLRLARAELQQVAKLREKWGELVQFADGLGHTLVKERRTSFEQELDKQLKTFVVEVIQLRNAFDAQGPAVPGVRPAEAVQKLNDFQNRYTLYDAKRKTLDSVQRLFGIPPKPFPELDKTGEELKLLGMLYGLFQKFIAFDRKFRETLWEGVDLHAANTEVQTYWDECLNLPSKLKEWTAYSEMKNSIHCYLSVLPLLHRLAKKGKFKDIMIPEIRNRHWLQVMFVTNSKFQLEANLFKLGHLLDIGLLQHKGEIEDIAIAASKELELEVKMRAVEEEWTEQVLTFDNYKRRGPVLLVKEDSERLLEQLEDAQALLANMLTSKHIGPLREEAASWAEKLKGVGEVLDVWLETQDLWQDLEAVFSDHVTAKELPQEAKRFSMVDKSYVKLVRRAFDTRNILQCCYGGEVPKGVVLRHMQEELEICFKCLTQYLDKKRSVCPRFYYLTDIALLALLSRPNELDSIRPHLRSIFGSISDIHVEKATAWSDTVSSLKSNQNTPTPVPPERRYSIVDDTHHRSSVRFNKSGMKSCDSPHFSASIADEVNEVYQATAVVTSDKEMLLLDDEVSLYEGVELWLQNLQESIERSLYSTVCRAVQDVVANVAVEELALRYPGQVARLALLLLWTRECETAINELKFDRKSFVNGSKKFATICARFPVVLNRGSWKGTDEVMQPIHRVRLESMIMYGVHLRDVMEGMAGRKLREIGTVY; encoded by the exons GTATGCGGGTTGATACCTCCTCCTTTCCTCACCCTGTTCAAACCTCACACTGATTCAGTCGTCCAATGCTTACAAGCTGGTCTCACATCTATTACATGGGATAGCATGAATATTGATGCTTTTCTACATAAAGCAAG ATCCACAACCCAGAGGTTGAAGTCGATCGTGGAGAAAGTAACGGATGTAGTGGAACAAAAGATCGAGAGGAAGATCTTGGATACGAGGGATCTTGTGTTGTTTGATGAGGAGGAGGTGCTTGGGAGGACATGGGAGAATGAAGAGTTGTTGAAG ACAATCcaacaaaacattgaaagaaaGGGGCAATTGTTACGAGACAATGTGATGTCAATAGAGGGATCCattcatgacatcataatgataTTATCAAGCAGTAGAATCAACAGTGCTGATCATCATCAAG GTGCCGTTCCACCCAACGTAGCAAAAACATCAAATTCGCGAAAATTTCGTCGCAACGTTCGCGGTGGTAGTGGATCAACAGCCACTGGAGGCAGCAATGAGTCATCTAACGCGACCTTTGATCTTCAGCAAGAAGTTGTTGAAAGAATATTaa TGCACTTCAACAAGCGTACGTACGCGAGCGTGTTGACATCTGTCCGTCAATCGCTGAACAAACTATCTGTTGCCATGGGAGCCGATGCCAACCATTCAACAACCGCCATCAACTATTCTAGACCTGGAAGCTCGCAATCAAG TTCAGACATCGCACGAACCGATTCTTCGCTGTCCTTCATCTCTACTGCCTCCTGGTGGGAGGATTGCATCGTACACGAGCAAGAGGAAGGAACGCTCAAGTTTAAAGTCAAGATCAA GTTCCGAATCCCAGACATCGTACTCGACCCTCCATTGTCCTCGGTTCAACAAACAATCGATGATATTGTGGAGTCGATAATCAACGTAACACGAG GAATAGGTTGGTGGGCGGGGCCGAACAAGAACGAAAATTATGAATCCGATATTTTGATGGACGAGAATATTTCAAACCAACGAGTCGCCCTAAATTCGCTGACTAAGG GTTTGAAACCCCATGTTAAACAATACCTACTGAAACTTTCCCAATACAACTTCTTATGGCGCGAGGACATGCAACGTTCGTACACAAAGTTTATGGACATGGAACCTGAGATGTCGGCCATAAGAAAGGAG GTTGAATATCTACTTGAGGTGGAGAAGAAGATTTCCTCCATACCAACCAGCCTATCATCGGGGTCGGTGATATTGTGCCCAACCCCTGTACGCGATGCTTTGCAGGGGTTGGCTGCTGCATGGAAGACACAGTATGCTATG GTTCTCCACGAGGATGCAAAGAAGAAGTTGGACGGAGTCGTTCAATATCGGAACAATGTCCAACACCGGCTATCTGCTCCG GTCACGACACTTGACCAGTTGAACAGCACCCTTGGATTATTGGATGAAGTCCATGATATGGAAAACAAGATAGATGATGTCTATCTTCCAATAGAAATCATGTATGATAAACTAAAGGAATACGATCTTAGATTGGCGAGGGCTGAACTACAACAG GTTGCGAAGTTGCGTGAAAAGTGGGGCGAGTTGGTACAGTTCGCTGACGGTCTCGGCCACACATTGGTGAAGGAACGACGAACTTCATTTGAGCAAGAGCTTGATAAACAACTGAAGACTTTCGTGGTTGAGGTGATACAACTACGTAACGCGTTCGATGCTCAAGGACCAGCGGTACCAGGTGTGCGGCCCGCTGAAGCTGTACAAAAGCTTAATGACTTCCAGAACAG ATATACATTATACGACGCTAAGCGAAAAACTTTGGACTCAGTTCAGCGATTGTTTGGGATTCCCCCTAAACCGTTCCCAGAGTTGGACAAAACTGGGGAGGAATTAAAGTTACTGGGGATGTTGTACGGATTGTTCCAGAAGTTTATTGCGTTTGATCGGAAGTTTCGTGAGACTTTATGGGAGGGAGTGGATCTACATGCAGCTAACACTGAG GTACAAACATATTGGGATGAATGCTTAAACCTTCCATCGAAGCTTAAGGAGTGGACCGCTTACTCGGAGATGAAGAATTCAATCCATTGTTACCTCAgtgtgctaccattgttgcaTAGACTCGCTAAAAAG GGCAAATTCAAGGACATTATGATTCCT GAAATACGGAACCGACATTGGTTACAAGTGATGTTTGTAACAAACAGCAAGTTTCAATTGGAGgcaaacttatttaaacttgGTCATTTACTGGATATTGGGCTTCTACA ACACAAGGGGGAGATAGAGGACATAGCGATTGCAGCGAGTAAGGAGTTGGAGTTGGAGGTGAAGATGAGAGCTGTGGAAGAGGAGTGGACGGAACAAGTTCTCACGTTTGATAATTACAAGAGAAGAGGACCCGTGTTGTTGGTGAAGGAAGATTCAGAGAGATTGTTGGAGCAACTGGAAGATGCACAAGCACTGCTAGCTAATATGCTTACTTCTAAACATATCG GTCCTCTACGTGAGGAAGCCGCATCATGGGCGGAGAAGTTGAAGGGGGTAGGTGAGGTGTTGGATGTTTGGCTGGAAACACAGGATCTGTGGCAAGATCTTGAAGCCGTGTTCTCCGATCATGTGACTGCTAAGGAGTTGCCGCAG gaagCGAAAAGATTCTCGATGGTTGATAAAAGTTATGTGAAGTTGGTGAGACGAGCGTTTGATACAAGGAATATATTGCAGTGTTGTTACGGAG GGGAAGTCCCAAAAGGAGTCGTCCTCCGCCACATGCAAGAAGAATTAGAGATATGTTTCAAATGTTTGACGCAATATCTTGACAAGAAACGATCAGTTTGCCCAAGGTTTTATTACCTCACCGATATCGCATTGTTGGCCTTACTGTCGAGGCCCAATGAACTGGATTCTATTCGACCGCATCTAAG ATCAATATTCGGCAGTATATCCGACATCCACGTAGAGAAAGCAACCGCGTGGTCTGATACCGTTAGTTCATTAAAGTCGAACCAGAACACCCCGACCCCCGTTCCACCTGAGCGCAGATATTCCATCGTGGATGACACGCATCATCGATCGTCTGTCAGGTTCAATAAATCG GGTATGAAGTCATGTGACAGCCCCCACTTCTCAGCAAGCATAGCCGACGAGGTGAATGAGGTTTACCAAGCCACTGCTGTTGTTACTTCAGATAAAGAGATGTTGTTGCTAGACGATGAG GTAAGCTTATACGAAGGAGTTGAACTGTGGTTACAAAACTTACAAGAATCGATCGAGCGTTCGTTATATTCAACGGTGTGTCGCGCTGTACAAGATGTGGTTGCAAATGTGGCTGTGGAGGAACTTGCATTGAG GTACCCCGGGCAAGTAGCGAGGCTTGCTTTATTATTGCTATGGACGAGGGAATGCGAGACGGCCATCAACGAACTGAAGTTTGATCGGAAATCCTTTGTAAATGGGAGTAAGAAGTTTGCAACCATCTGTGCTAG GTTCCCTGTTGTATTGAACCGTGGTTCATGGAAAGGCACGGACGAGGTGATGCAGCCCATCCACCGGGTGAGGCTAGAGAGCATGATAATGTACGGGGTTCATCTACGGGATGTTATGGAGGGAATGGCTGGGAGGAAACTAAGAGAGATAGGTACTGTGTATTAG